The Agromyces mariniharenae sequence AAGATCAAGGCCCGCAACTTCTGGCGCGGCGTCTACTTCGTGCCCTACGTGCTCTCGATCCTGGTGATCGGCTACGTGTTCCAGTTCTTCTTCTCGAACTCGCTGCCGAAGATCCTGTCGGGCATCCCCCTCTTCGCCGACAACATCCTCACCAGTCCCGACTGGGCATGGACCGCGATCGTCGTGCTGGCCGTCTGGCAGGCGTGCGCGTTCGCGATCATCATCTACCTGTCGGGCCTGCAGACCATTCCAGCCGAGCTCTACGAGGCGGCGTCGCTCGACGGCGCCTCCGCATGGCGCCAGTTCCGGTCGATCACCTTCCCGCTGATCGGGGCGTTCTTCACCATCAACGTGGTGCTGAGCCTGAAGGGGTACCTGCAGGTCTTCGACCAGATCGTCGCCCTCACGAACGGCGGTCCGGGCACCTCGACCGAATCCGTCACCCTGCTGATCTTCCGCGGCGGGTTCTCGGGCGGCGAGTTCGCCTACCAGACGGCCAACGCGGTGATCTTCTTCATCGTGATCACGGTCGTCTCGCTCTTCCAGTTCCGGGTCCTTCAGCGCAGAGAGGCCGACTTCTGATGACCACCGCAACCACCACCCTCGCGCAGGCCGAGGAGGCCCTGCCCGACGTCCCGCGGCGACGCCGCGCCCGCAGCGACGACGACGACACCCGTCGGGTCAACTGGTGGGCCACCGCCCTCATCGCGGTCTGCTCGCTCACGATCCTGATCCCGCTCTACCTCGCGGTGGTCGTCTCGCTGAAGACACCCGACCAGCTGGCGTCGGGCACCGGCTTCGAATGGCCGAACCCGGTGAACTGGGCGAACTTCCCCGAGGCGTGGGAGCGCACGAACTTCCCGCAGGCGCTCATGAACACCGCCCTCATCACCGTGGGGTCGGTCGTGTTCACACTCCTGACGAGCTCGATCGTCGCCTACGCCCTGGCCCGCAACATCCACCGGCCGTTCTTCAAGGGCGTGTTCTTCTACCTGCTGGCGGCGCTGTTCATCCCGTTCCCGATCATCATGCTGCCGCTCGTGAAGCAGACGGCGATCCTCGGACTCGACAACCAGGCGGGCATGATCGTGCTCTACACGATCTACGGACTCTCGC is a genomic window containing:
- a CDS encoding carbohydrate ABC transporter permease, with translation MTTLTQAVRSSSTAGEKPARAKRVRLESRRALPAFYWMVWPAVIAFALFHTLPVLVGIFFSFTNYAGYGEWNFVGFSNYVNLFRDDRVLAAYGFSFLFAIVATILTNVISLAIALGLHAKIKARNFWRGVYFVPYVLSILVIGYVFQFFFSNSLPKILSGIPLFADNILTSPDWAWTAIVVLAVWQACAFAIIIYLSGLQTIPAELYEAASLDGASAWRQFRSITFPLIGAFFTINVVLSLKGYLQVFDQIVALTNGGPGTSTESVTLLIFRGGFSGGEFAYQTANAVIFFIVITVVSLFQFRVLQRREADF
- a CDS encoding carbohydrate ABC transporter permease, translated to MTTATTTLAQAEEALPDVPRRRRARSDDDDTRRVNWWATALIAVCSLTILIPLYLAVVVSLKTPDQLASGTGFEWPNPVNWANFPEAWERTNFPQALMNTALITVGSVVFTLLTSSIVAYALARNIHRPFFKGVFFYLLAALFIPFPIIMLPLVKQTAILGLDNQAGMIVLYTIYGLSLNVFIYTAYIRSIPIELEEAARVDGASTWRVFWQVIFPLLAPMNATVGILTCVWAWNDFIMPLVVLSDPAARTLPLAQYVFQGQFNTDYTVAFASYLMAMAPLLIVYVFSQRWVISGVTRGSIK